The Thermoleophilum album genome contains a region encoding:
- a CDS encoding Fur family transcriptional regulator, whose protein sequence is MKSVSRSTHDPRQSSATQPLAAALRSRGLRVTPQRLLIEEALRRIGRHATAEEVRRAVADRLPHATAPTVYATLELLAELGRVRKVRAGRGPLLFDPRVDRHAHFVCSSCGAVFDLPAQAPAEIVDPAPALAAARAAGHHPEAAEVVVEGRCARCVQAPR, encoded by the coding sequence ATGAAGAGCGTGTCGCGGAGCACCCACGACCCTCGGCAGTCTTCTGCCACCCAGCCCCTGGCAGCAGCGCTACGCAGCCGCGGGTTGCGCGTCACACCACAGCGCCTGCTGATTGAGGAGGCGTTGCGCCGGATCGGTCGGCACGCGACCGCCGAGGAAGTCAGGCGAGCCGTCGCCGACCGTCTGCCGCACGCGACCGCCCCGACCGTCTACGCGACGCTTGAACTACTCGCTGAGCTGGGGCGGGTGCGCAAGGTGCGCGCGGGGCGCGGGCCGCTGCTCTTCGATCCGCGCGTCGACCGCCACGCGCACTTCGTCTGCAGCTCCTGCGGCGCGGTCTTCGACCTACCGGCACAGGCGCCGGCGGAGATTGTCGACCCGGCGCCTGCGCTCGCTGCTGCACGGGCAGCCGGTCACCACCCCGAGGCCGCCGAGGTCGTGGTGGAGGGGCGTTGCGCGCGCTGCGTCCAAGCGCCGCGCTGA
- a CDS encoding GGDEF domain-containing protein: MTGRESADREFRAAVSELFTKREDPYAGADLRNARRMMALTLIIGVIVGLLLLLLSIPARGLEAPVLVLHLAFLALSIAGAYWLLAGERVGFRHLWLLNAALIPLLALLVWQSGGTHSAFNQAYLLALIPAAGIHPARRALPLLGLIGLAIFSPLIYEPYSYDRLLLLLSHALPWYALSTAFLILMSYVRHQRIVSGENEAQARRLARIDELTGLGNRRAFEEALELELARLERAGSTLSLLLLDVDRFKEINDTWGHPAGDECLRQVAVALAEAARATDACYRWGGDEFAVILRETDAAGAQRLRDRVRAIVAASCQAPDGRPIRVSCGIAQAVDSDRQKLIERADVDLFRDKTEPMRAEERDGPRDGATTDCGHGARGG; this comes from the coding sequence ATGACCGGGAGAGAGAGCGCGGACCGCGAGTTCCGCGCCGCTGTAAGCGAGCTTTTCACGAAACGGGAGGATCCCTACGCGGGCGCCGACCTGCGCAATGCTCGCCGCATGATGGCTTTGACGTTGATCATCGGGGTGATCGTCGGGCTGCTGTTGCTGCTGCTGTCGATTCCGGCGCGGGGACTCGAAGCGCCGGTGCTCGTCCTACACCTGGCATTCCTCGCACTCTCAATAGCCGGTGCGTACTGGTTGCTGGCCGGTGAGCGGGTCGGTTTCCGTCACCTCTGGCTGCTCAACGCCGCTCTGATACCGCTGCTCGCGCTGCTCGTCTGGCAGTCTGGGGGTACGCACTCGGCCTTCAACCAGGCGTACCTGCTGGCGTTGATCCCGGCTGCCGGCATTCATCCAGCGCGACGCGCGCTGCCACTGCTCGGGCTCATCGGCTTGGCGATTTTCAGCCCCCTGATCTACGAGCCCTACAGCTACGACCGGTTGTTGCTGTTGCTGAGCCACGCGCTCCCTTGGTACGCCCTCAGCACCGCCTTCCTGATCCTGATGAGTTACGTCCGCCACCAGCGGATCGTCTCCGGGGAGAACGAGGCTCAGGCGCGGCGGCTGGCGCGCATCGACGAGCTCACCGGGCTCGGCAACCGCCGGGCCTTTGAGGAAGCACTGGAACTCGAGCTGGCGAGGCTCGAGCGAGCCGGGTCGACGCTGTCGCTGTTGCTGCTCGACGTCGACCGCTTCAAGGAGATAAATGACACGTGGGGTCATCCCGCTGGCGACGAGTGCCTGCGGCAAGTCGCAGTAGCGCTGGCCGAGGCGGCCCGCGCGACGGACGCTTGCTACCGCTGGGGCGGCGACGAGTTCGCGGTGATCTTGCGCGAGACCGACGCCGCTGGCGCGCAGCGTCTACGTGATCGGGTGCGCGCGATCGTTGCCGCTTCCTGTCAGGCGCCCGATGGGCGACCGATCCGTGTCTCCTGCGGGATCGCGCAGGCGGTCGATAGTGATCGCCAGAAGTTGATCGAACGTGCCGACGTCGACCTCTTCCGCGACAAGACCGAGCCCATGCGCGCCGAAGAGCGCGATGGTCCGCGCGACGGCGCTACTACCGACTGCGGGCACGGCGCCCGCGGCGGCTAG
- the meaB gene encoding methylmalonyl Co-A mutase-associated GTPase MeaB yields MAATTKTIDQLAEAVAAGDRRALARAISLVENDDPRGWELVRALYPRTGRARVVGFTGPPGAGKSTLIARLVEHARNQGRTVGVLSIDPSSPFTQGAVLGDRIRLSEHFLDPGVFIRSMANRGALGGLAEAALQAVLLMDAAGREEIFVETVGVGQAEVDIVDNADTVVLVLIPGSGDSIQALKAGVMEIPDVICVNKADHPLTDTMVREIRSVLSLGPQQGWRVPIVRTEASRGEGVSELAAKIAEHRAYIEAAGELAERRRRNLRNEVLTIAAARLRRRLEAAVADDPRLQALLDEVVARRLDPASAAEQLLAGAASVAVQD; encoded by the coding sequence ATGGCGGCAACCACCAAGACGATAGACCAGCTGGCGGAAGCTGTGGCGGCCGGTGACCGGCGGGCACTGGCGCGCGCGATCTCGCTGGTCGAGAACGACGATCCCCGCGGTTGGGAGTTGGTGCGGGCGCTCTACCCGCGTACGGGGCGTGCGCGCGTGGTCGGCTTCACCGGTCCGCCGGGGGCCGGCAAGTCGACGTTGATCGCGCGCCTCGTTGAGCACGCCCGCAACCAGGGTCGGACGGTCGGCGTGCTGTCAATCGACCCTTCCTCGCCGTTCACGCAAGGGGCGGTGCTGGGTGATCGCATCCGCCTGTCCGAGCACTTCCTGGACCCGGGAGTTTTCATCCGCTCGATGGCCAACCGTGGGGCCCTTGGTGGCCTCGCCGAGGCAGCCCTACAGGCAGTGCTTTTGATGGATGCCGCGGGGCGTGAGGAGATCTTCGTGGAGACGGTCGGTGTGGGGCAGGCCGAGGTTGACATCGTCGACAACGCGGACACCGTGGTGCTCGTACTGATCCCGGGCTCGGGCGATTCGATCCAGGCGCTTAAGGCCGGCGTGATGGAGATCCCCGACGTGATCTGCGTGAACAAGGCCGATCATCCACTCACCGACACGATGGTGCGGGAGATCAGGTCGGTGCTCTCGCTCGGCCCGCAGCAAGGGTGGCGAGTGCCGATCGTGCGTACCGAGGCGTCGCGGGGAGAGGGGGTAAGCGAGCTGGCCGCCAAGATCGCCGAGCACCGCGCCTACATCGAGGCGGCCGGCGAGCTTGCCGAGCGTCGGCGCCGCAACCTCCGCAACGAGGTCCTGACGATCGCAGCCGCCCGCTTGCGGCGCCGTCTCGAAGCGGCCGTCGCCGATGATCCGCGCCTGCAAGCGCTGCTCGACGAGGTCGTGGCGCGGCGTCTCGACCCAGCGAGCGCGGCCGAGCAGCTCCTTGCTGGTGCGGCCAGCGTGGCTGTCCAGGATTGA
- a CDS encoding site-2 protease family protein: MDGQRTGWKMGMESSIRLGRIAGIELGVNWSWLVAAALFTWILAGGVFPASNPNLGTGTYLAMAVVAVLVFFASLVAHEYGHALQARREGVAIDGITLWIFGGVAKLAGPFPSPEAELRIALAGPAVSLVLGVLFLGLAVLLPLPAAADGVLHWLGNTNLVLLAFNMLPALPLDGGRVLRSLLWRKRGDFRSATRTAALLGRGFGQGLIVLGVLAVIAGGAAGGIWLAFIGWFLLGAAEAEAQAAELGLALRGMRVADAMVRDPVVVTPDLSLDEFLDRVFFDHRHTAYPVIDTGDGRVVRGIVSFRDALRVPREQWPRKRVAEVMVPLEQAQVLDPSLPLEEALRTLAASPLRRGLVMSNSRFEGLLSITDVLRLLELLEGAPLARRHS, from the coding sequence GTGGATGGCCAGCGTACCGGCTGGAAGATGGGTATGGAGTCGAGCATCCGACTGGGGCGTATCGCCGGCATTGAGCTCGGCGTCAACTGGAGCTGGCTGGTCGCCGCCGCGCTCTTCACCTGGATCCTGGCGGGCGGCGTCTTCCCTGCATCGAACCCGAACCTCGGTACCGGCACCTATCTCGCGATGGCGGTGGTGGCGGTGCTGGTGTTTTTCGCGTCGCTTGTCGCCCACGAGTACGGCCACGCCTTGCAGGCCCGGCGCGAGGGCGTCGCGATCGACGGCATCACGCTCTGGATTTTCGGCGGGGTGGCCAAGCTCGCAGGACCTTTCCCATCGCCCGAGGCTGAGCTGCGCATCGCCTTGGCCGGCCCTGCGGTGTCGCTGGTGCTCGGCGTCCTCTTTCTCGGTCTGGCGGTGTTGCTGCCGCTGCCGGCAGCCGCCGACGGCGTGCTGCACTGGCTGGGCAACACGAACCTGGTGCTTTTGGCCTTCAACATGCTGCCGGCGCTACCGCTCGACGGCGGCCGTGTGCTGCGATCGCTTTTGTGGCGCAAGCGCGGCGACTTCCGTTCGGCGACACGCACCGCGGCGCTGCTCGGGCGCGGCTTCGGCCAAGGCCTGATCGTGCTCGGTGTGCTCGCGGTCATCGCGGGCGGTGCGGCAGGCGGCATCTGGCTGGCCTTCATCGGCTGGTTCCTGCTCGGTGCGGCGGAAGCCGAAGCCCAAGCCGCTGAGCTAGGGCTGGCGCTGCGCGGAATGCGTGTGGCTGACGCGATGGTCCGCGACCCGGTGGTCGTCACCCCCGACTTGAGCCTCGACGAGTTTCTCGACCGGGTCTTCTTCGACCACCGTCACACCGCTTACCCGGTGATCGACACCGGTGATGGCCGCGTCGTGCGCGGCATCGTCTCGTTCCGCGACGCCCTGCGTGTGCCGCGCGAACAGTGGCCACGCAAACGCGTCGCCGAGGTGATGGTGCCGCTCGAGCAAGCGCAGGTGCTCGACCCATCACTCCCGCTGGAGGAGGCACTGCGCACGCTCGCCGCCTCGCCGCTGCGGCGCGGGCTCGTGATGTCGAACTCGCGCTTCGAGGGGCTGCTGTCGATCACTGACGTGTTGCGCCTGCTCGAGCTCCTCGAGGGCGCTCCGTTGGCGCGCCGTCACTCGTAG
- a CDS encoding ABC transporter permease yields MLRVPLRIPLRNLRARPLRALATLAAVVVGVALVSGTYVLTDTIDRSFERLFRESQKGADVVVTARQPISSPAVEPPTLPASLLARVRAVPGVRQAVGGVVGFAKVVDDRDRPLGRGFAPNFIGSVLPRPFESLRYVRGRAPSRSGEAAIDEASARFRSVRVGERIGVVGERGIRRFRVVGITRLGAGASLGGAVAVTLTLADARAVTGKRGRFDQLLVRAAPGVTPEELRTRLASRLGREARVETLAESVERQAREVRSGLSFLRIALLVFAGVAVVVGGFLIFNTFSITVAQRTAEFGLLRTLGAARGQLLGLVIAEALALGVLGAGFGVALGIASTPALDELLGMAGLDLPNSGPVVRTRSLIVGLAVGLAVTLVAVLVPAIRATRIPPLAALRLPVARVSRRARRRRRGAAAALLVAGALGLTIGALAPLASGRAALLVGAGALALLMGLVLAGPLVVVPVARVLGAGFARIGGLAGRLARENALRQPGRTAVSATALMIGLALVVFVAVFAAGINASAGRAIETTLPAPLEVQSQDGFTVLPLSVEETVRRVRGVGAVAGLGFSAARIVGIDGTRQVSALDTDTPASLVRLRVVRGSERPLAALARGQVLLDERFARSRGIAPGRTVTILTPRDTRFRARVAATVEDDADVFGDIVVSRRTLAARFGERRVALLLVEPQRGVPTPVLLRRLRRVLERKFPTVQALDQRAAKRKIERQVNQLAALVYVLLAFSILVSVLGIVNALALSVLERTRELGLLRAVGMSRRQLRTMVLLEAVLTALIGATLGIALGCVVAAAMAGPLASEGFVLAWPVAQLLLLFVLAALAGLLAALAPARRAARVAILEALAYE; encoded by the coding sequence GTGCTGAGAGTCCCCCTGCGCATACCGCTGCGCAACCTGCGGGCGAGGCCCCTGCGAGCGCTCGCGACGCTCGCGGCGGTGGTCGTCGGTGTTGCGTTGGTGTCCGGGACTTACGTGCTAACGGACACCATCGATCGCTCCTTCGAGCGGCTCTTTCGGGAGTCCCAGAAGGGCGCCGACGTGGTCGTGACGGCCCGCCAACCGATCAGCTCTCCGGCAGTCGAACCGCCGACGTTGCCAGCCTCTCTGCTCGCGCGCGTGCGCGCCGTGCCGGGCGTCCGCCAGGCGGTGGGCGGAGTCGTCGGCTTCGCGAAGGTGGTCGACGACCGTGACCGCCCGCTCGGTCGCGGTTTCGCCCCGAACTTCATCGGCTCGGTGTTGCCGCGGCCGTTCGAATCGTTGCGGTACGTCCGTGGACGGGCGCCCAGCCGGTCGGGCGAGGCGGCGATCGACGAGGCGAGCGCAAGGTTTCGCTCGGTCCGTGTGGGTGAGCGCATCGGCGTGGTCGGGGAGCGCGGTATCCGTCGCTTTCGCGTGGTCGGGATCACGCGCCTTGGCGCGGGGGCCTCCCTCGGCGGAGCGGTAGCGGTAACGCTCACGCTTGCCGACGCCCGCGCCGTAACCGGCAAGCGCGGTCGTTTTGATCAGCTGCTGGTGCGGGCGGCACCCGGCGTGACCCCTGAGGAGTTGCGCACTCGCCTCGCCTCTCGACTCGGGCGGGAAGCGCGCGTCGAGACGCTCGCGGAAAGCGTCGAGCGCCAGGCGCGCGAGGTTCGATCCGGACTTTCGTTCTTGCGTATTGCGCTGCTCGTCTTTGCCGGGGTGGCGGTGGTCGTCGGGGGCTTTTTGATCTTCAACACCTTCTCGATTACGGTCGCTCAGCGCACTGCCGAGTTCGGGCTTTTGCGCACGTTGGGCGCAGCTCGCGGTCAGTTGCTCGGCTTGGTGATCGCGGAGGCGCTGGCGCTCGGGGTTCTGGGCGCTGGCTTTGGCGTCGCGCTCGGGATCGCCTCGACGCCCGCGCTCGACGAGCTGCTTGGAATGGCGGGGCTCGACCTGCCGAACAGCGGTCCGGTTGTGCGAACGCGCTCGCTGATCGTTGGGCTCGCTGTCGGCCTCGCGGTGACCCTGGTCGCGGTTCTGGTGCCGGCGATCCGCGCGACCCGCATACCGCCGCTAGCAGCGCTCCGCTTACCGGTCGCGCGCGTCTCGCGGCGCGCGCGCAGGCGGCGCCGCGGCGCCGCCGCGGCGCTGCTCGTAGCGGGTGCCTTGGGACTCACTATCGGCGCGTTGGCGCCGCTAGCCAGCGGTCGTGCGGCCCTGCTGGTGGGCGCCGGTGCCTTGGCGCTTTTGATGGGTTTGGTGCTTGCGGGACCGCTCGTGGTGGTGCCGGTCGCGCGTGTGCTCGGCGCAGGCTTCGCGCGGATCGGCGGGTTGGCTGGTCGGCTAGCGCGCGAGAACGCTCTGCGCCAGCCGGGCCGGACGGCGGTTTCGGCAACGGCCTTGATGATCGGTCTCGCGCTGGTGGTTTTCGTCGCGGTCTTCGCGGCCGGCATCAATGCTTCAGCGGGACGCGCGATTGAGACGACGCTGCCCGCCCCGCTCGAAGTGCAGTCGCAGGACGGCTTCACGGTGCTGCCGCTGAGCGTGGAGGAGACCGTGCGGCGCGTAAGGGGCGTAGGTGCCGTCGCCGGCCTCGGCTTCTCCGCGGCGCGCATTGTCGGTATCGATGGGACCCGGCAAGTCAGCGCCCTCGACACCGACACCCCCGCGTCGCTCGTGCGTCTGCGCGTGGTGCGCGGCAGCGAACGGCCGCTGGCGGCGCTTGCTCGCGGTCAGGTTTTGCTCGACGAACGCTTCGCTCGTTCGCGCGGTATCGCGCCGGGACGGACGGTGACGATCCTGACGCCGCGTGACACACGGTTCCGGGCACGCGTCGCCGCGACCGTGGAAGACGACGCGGACGTCTTCGGTGACATCGTCGTCTCGCGACGCACGCTGGCCGCACGTTTCGGCGAGCGGCGCGTCGCCTTGCTCCTCGTCGAGCCGCAGCGCGGTGTCCCTACGCCGGTGTTGCTGAGGCGCTTGCGCCGCGTGCTGGAGCGCAAGTTTCCGACCGTCCAGGCGCTCGACCAGCGCGCCGCGAAGCGCAAGATCGAGCGTCAGGTGAACCAGCTCGCGGCGCTCGTGTACGTACTGCTCGCGTTCTCGATCCTGGTTTCGGTGTTGGGGATCGTCAACGCCTTGGCGCTCTCCGTGCTCGAACGCACGCGGGAGCTTGGTCTGCTGCGCGCCGTCGGGATGAGCAGGCGTCAGCTGCGCACGATGGTGCTGCTCGAAGCGGTCCTGACGGCCCTGATCGGTGCCACCCTCGGTATCGCCCTCGGCTGCGTTGTGGCGGCGGCGATGGCCGGTCCGCTGGCGAGCGAGGGGTTCGTGCTCGCGTGGCCGGTCGCTCAGCTGCTTTTGCTGTTCGTGCTGGCAGCGCTGGCCGGGCTGTTGGCGGCGCTGGCGCCGGCCCGGCGGGCGGCGCGGGTGGCGATCCTCGAAGCGCTCGCCTACGAGTGA
- a CDS encoding ABC transporter ATP-binding protein, which translates to MLGFQGALMLGLDGSKPAATTAPIVRARGLRRVYGEGEAAVSALRGVDLDIEATRFTAVMGPSGSGKSTLMHLLAGLDRPTAGSIVLDGVTITELDEEALTRLRRDRVGFLFQSFNLLPVLTARENILLPLEIAGRKPDEQWFATLVSRIGIGDRLEHRPSELSGGQQQRVALARALIARPAVVFADEPTGNLDSRSSQEVLRLLRGVVDEFGQTVVMVTHDPAAAVWADRLVLLRDGRIAFDGRAESREQVAELLSGSA; encoded by the coding sequence ATGTTAGGCTTCCAAGGTGCGCTGATGTTAGGTCTCGACGGTTCCAAGCCCGCCGCCACTACTGCCCCAATCGTGCGAGCGCGCGGACTCCGCCGGGTCTACGGCGAAGGCGAAGCGGCGGTTTCGGCTCTGCGCGGCGTCGACCTCGACATCGAGGCAACACGTTTCACTGCCGTGATGGGACCGTCCGGCTCCGGGAAGTCGACGCTCATGCATCTTTTGGCCGGACTCGACCGGCCGACCGCGGGTTCGATCGTCCTCGACGGTGTAACCATCACCGAGCTCGACGAAGAGGCGCTGACACGGTTACGCCGTGACCGGGTGGGCTTTCTGTTCCAGTCCTTCAACCTCCTGCCGGTGCTCACGGCGCGCGAAAACATCCTGCTGCCCCTCGAGATCGCGGGCCGTAAGCCGGATGAGCAGTGGTTTGCCACGCTGGTCTCCAGGATCGGTATCGGGGACCGCCTTGAGCACCGCCCGTCTGAGCTCTCCGGCGGCCAACAACAGCGGGTCGCGCTGGCGCGCGCCCTGATCGCTCGTCCCGCCGTGGTGTTTGCGGACGAGCCGACCGGCAACCTCGATTCGCGCTCCTCCCAGGAGGTGCTGCGGCTGCTACGGGGAGTGGTCGACGAGTTCGGTCAGACGGTGGTGATGGTCACCCACGATCCGGCGGCAGCGGTGTGGGCAGACCGGCTGGTGCTCTTACGCGACGGGCGTATCGCCTTTGACGGTCGCGCAGAGAGCCGGGAACAGGTCGCCGAGTTGCTCTCCGGCTCGGCTTGA
- a CDS encoding acyltransferase encodes MEASGKAIEQERGEGLEPPPPPLPPDYPFVRTPPPPLRGGPLALLTFMARNHMLRPRYGVLLARLLWLKLRYRGRLVTDGIAFVERGVELEIGRRARVELGRWSWIGRRSKIRCHEGVVRIGAKTVLGQECTISAYQHVSIGRECVIADRVMLIDFDHCMAEVERPIREQGIYKRDVRVGHNVWMGYGACVLRGATVGDNSVLGTYAVVTRDVPANAVAVGVPARVIRMRPAPERLRFVD; translated from the coding sequence TTGGAAGCGAGCGGCAAAGCGATCGAGCAAGAACGCGGTGAGGGGCTCGAGCCGCCGCCGCCACCCCTACCTCCAGACTACCCGTTCGTCCGCACCCCCCCGCCGCCGCTGCGCGGTGGGCCGCTAGCGCTTTTGACCTTCATGGCCCGTAACCACATGCTGCGCCCCCGCTACGGGGTGTTGTTGGCTCGTCTTCTATGGCTCAAGCTGCGTTACCGCGGGCGTCTGGTTACCGACGGCATCGCCTTCGTCGAGCGCGGTGTGGAGCTCGAGATCGGCAGACGAGCACGCGTCGAGCTCGGCCGGTGGTCGTGGATCGGCCGGCGTTCGAAGATCCGCTGTCACGAGGGGGTGGTGCGCATCGGCGCGAAGACCGTGCTCGGACAGGAGTGCACGATCTCCGCTTATCAACACGTGTCGATCGGCCGTGAGTGCGTGATCGCCGATCGCGTGATGCTGATCGACTTCGATCACTGCATGGCCGAGGTCGAGCGTCCGATTCGCGAGCAGGGGATTTACAAGCGCGACGTGCGCGTCGGCCACAACGTGTGGATGGGGTACGGCGCCTGCGTTTTGCGGGGCGCGACGGTCGGCGACAACTCGGTGCTCGGCACCTACGCGGTGGTTACGCGCGACGTACCGGCCAACGCGGTGGCGGTCGGCGTGCCAGCGCGGGTGATTCGCATGCGCCCGGCGCCCGAGCGCCTGCGCTTCGTCGACTGA
- a CDS encoding glycosyltransferase family 4 protein: MRALILSWEYPPLIEGGLARHVRKLAENLLDQGVEVHVLARGLEESPPEEELGALTIHRVREPRRPRDLAQFIAWVEHMNADMLAAGVELGDRFDFDVVHGHDWLVAVACDHLARRFHVPLVVTIHATEYGRHQGHVDRHPQSYIHGVERWIANRADRVITCSSYMREHVADVFGLDERRIAVIPNGIDPSELVPVADLDTLRGQFARPDEKLVLLVGRLVYEKGFQIALEALPRVIERVGGVRFVIAGSGTAEDDLRRQARELGLDRHGTFLGWIGDDLLHSLYRIADLCVVPSIYEPFGLVALEAMASGCPCLVADTGGLREVVPSEQVGMRFRSRDPQSLAELAERLLTDAELRERLVAEASEHVLTFDWADVARQVASVYRELVVDAPLALGG, encoded by the coding sequence ATGCGTGCACTAATCCTCTCCTGGGAGTATCCGCCGCTGATCGAAGGCGGCCTCGCTCGGCACGTCCGCAAACTGGCCGAGAACCTCCTCGACCAGGGAGTCGAGGTACACGTTCTGGCCCGCGGACTCGAGGAGTCACCGCCGGAGGAGGAACTTGGGGCGCTGACGATCCATCGTGTGCGCGAACCGCGTCGCCCCCGCGACCTCGCTCAGTTCATCGCCTGGGTAGAGCACATGAACGCCGACATGTTGGCGGCCGGTGTCGAGCTCGGCGACCGCTTCGATTTCGACGTCGTACACGGGCACGACTGGCTGGTGGCGGTCGCCTGTGACCACCTCGCACGCCGCTTCCACGTGCCGCTCGTGGTGACCATCCACGCCACCGAGTACGGGCGCCATCAGGGCCACGTCGATCGCCACCCGCAGTCCTACATCCACGGGGTGGAACGCTGGATCGCGAACCGCGCTGACCGCGTGATCACTTGCTCGTCGTACATGCGCGAGCACGTCGCCGACGTGTTCGGCCTCGACGAGCGCCGAATCGCCGTGATCCCGAACGGCATCGACCCCAGCGAACTGGTGCCGGTCGCTGACCTCGACACGCTACGTGGGCAGTTCGCCCGTCCCGACGAGAAGCTGGTGTTGCTAGTCGGGCGGCTGGTCTACGAGAAGGGCTTCCAGATCGCGCTTGAGGCGCTGCCGCGGGTGATCGAGCGGGTCGGCGGCGTGCGCTTCGTGATTGCGGGATCGGGGACCGCTGAGGACGACCTGCGCCGTCAAGCGCGGGAGTTGGGTCTCGATCGCCACGGTACGTTCCTCGGCTGGATCGGCGACGACCTACTGCACTCGCTGTACCGCATCGCCGACCTCTGCGTGGTGCCGTCGATTTACGAGCCGTTCGGCCTCGTCGCGCTCGAGGCGATGGCCTCGGGCTGTCCCTGTCTCGTCGCCGATACCGGCGGCTTGCGGGAAGTGGTGCCGAGCGAGCAAGTGGGAATGCGCTTCCGCTCGCGCGATCCGCAGTCGCTCGCCGAGCTGGCGGAACGGCTACTGACAGACGCCGAGCTACGCGAGCGACTCGTGGCCGAGGCGTCGGAGCACGTGCTCACGTTCGACTGGGCCGACGTCGCCCGGCAAGTGGCTTCCGTCTACCGGGAACTCGTCGTCGACGCACCGCTCGCGCTCGGCGGCTGA
- a CDS encoding 1,4-alpha-glucan branching protein domain-containing protein — protein MKRDAGNSQALGALALVLHGHMPYVTGFGTWPFGEEWLWEAIATVYVPLFETIDGRAVTLGLTPVLCDQLELLESDDAPERERLVRFLRELRVQLIGEDAAALERSGSPELASAIASQGRPYARALELLAGGYAPLARARRLREVELITSAATHPVLPLVASERVRKLQVATGVASQQRRFGTFKGGLWLPECAWAPQLERVLAPIGVRYVCVDRTRELGIGALEHLEPVRLGSGLVAVPIDWATVALVWDERTGYPTAPEYRDYYRGTEHHFNAWSNDGRPYDPTRAAARAARDAQHFVEEVAARLRAYRRARGRDGLVCCALDAELLGHWWAEGPLWLRHVLDSAAEAGIALVTLRTAAARARPDPGCRLPVASWGTDKDLSTWDCAATDEIVHTARRAELELLRVARIVAPRDPRAEPALARATRELLALQASDWAFMHSKRTAGPYPLERARAHRREFDIALAALEHSRPVEAATVGNLAPDLALEYLFVP, from the coding sequence GTGAAACGAGACGCCGGCAACTCGCAGGCGCTCGGCGCCCTAGCGCTGGTGCTGCACGGCCACATGCCGTACGTCACCGGATTCGGCACCTGGCCGTTCGGCGAAGAGTGGCTATGGGAGGCGATCGCCACGGTCTACGTGCCGCTTTTCGAGACGATCGACGGGCGAGCGGTGACGCTTGGCTTGACGCCGGTTCTGTGCGACCAGCTGGAGCTTCTGGAGAGCGACGATGCGCCCGAGCGGGAGCGCCTGGTGCGCTTTCTGCGGGAGCTGCGCGTGCAGCTGATCGGCGAGGACGCCGCTGCACTTGAGCGCTCCGGCTCCCCGGAGTTGGCGAGCGCGATCGCAAGCCAGGGGCGTCCCTACGCGCGGGCACTCGAACTGCTCGCAGGTGGCTACGCGCCGCTCGCGCGGGCGCGGCGCTTGCGCGAGGTCGAGCTGATCACCTCGGCCGCTACCCATCCGGTTTTGCCGCTGGTGGCGAGCGAACGCGTGCGCAAGTTGCAGGTGGCGACCGGCGTCGCGTCCCAGCAGCGCCGCTTCGGCACTTTTAAGGGCGGCCTGTGGCTACCCGAGTGCGCCTGGGCGCCGCAACTCGAACGTGTGCTTGCGCCGATCGGTGTGCGCTACGTCTGCGTGGACCGCACACGCGAGCTTGGGATCGGTGCGCTCGAGCACCTCGAGCCGGTGAGGCTGGGCAGTGGCCTGGTGGCGGTGCCGATCGACTGGGCGACGGTCGCGCTGGTGTGGGACGAGCGCACGGGTTATCCGACCGCACCCGAATACCGCGACTACTACCGCGGCACGGAGCACCACTTCAACGCCTGGTCGAACGACGGTCGCCCCTACGATCCGACGCGGGCCGCGGCGCGCGCGGCGCGCGACGCGCAGCACTTCGTCGAGGAAGTCGCTGCGCGACTGCGCGCCTACCGCCGTGCACGCGGTCGCGACGGCCTGGTGTGCTGCGCGCTCGATGCCGAGCTGCTCGGCCACTGGTGGGCGGAGGGTCCGCTTTGGCTGCGGCACGTGCTGGACTCGGCGGCGGAGGCCGGCATCGCGCTCGTCACGTTGCGCACGGCAGCCGCGCGGGCGCGTCCGGACCCCGGCTGCCGCCTGCCGGTCGCCAGTTGGGGAACCGACAAAGACCTCTCGACGTGGGACTGCGCAGCGACCGACGAGATCGTGCACACCGCGCGCCGCGCCGAACTCGAGTTGCTGCGGGTCGCTCGGATCGTCGCACCACGCGATCCACGTGCCGAGCCGGCGCTCGCGCGCGCGACGCGCGAGCTGCTTGCGCTGCAAGCGAGCGACTGGGCGTTCATGCATTCCAAGCGCACCGCCGGCCCCTATCCGCTCGAGCGGGCTCGTGCGCACCGGCGCGAGTTCGACATCGCGTTGGCTGCTCTGGAACACTCCCGCCCTGTCGAAGCGGCGACGGTCGGGAACCTCGCGCCCGACCTCGCCCTCGAGTACCTCTTCGTGCCCTAG